One Eubacterium sp. AB3007 genomic window, ATCAGACGGAACAATCCGTGGATATTGGCGACACCACCGGAGTTCATGGTCATGTTCCACAGGTCATCGCTGATGAGCCCTGTGAACCGACCGATGGCGATGGCCGCGATGATCAGCGCTGCCGCAAACACATTGTAGATAATATGTACCAGACAGGTCTTGATCTGTTCAGGTTTGGCACCGATCCTGCAGACCAGGTAGGTGGTGATACAGTCCCCGATGTTGACACCGATGATGATGGCGAATACACCGCAGAAGGTAACTCCGACAGAACTGGCGATGGACTGCAGGATACCTACCACCGCCGAAGAACTCTGGATGATACCTGTCACCAACACACCGGACAGGAATCCCAGCACATAGTTATCCTCAAAGGACATCAGCAGGTTGCTCATGGCATCCCCAAACTCGGACACGGCGGCACTCATGTTCATCAAACCGACGAACAGGATACCGAACCCCATACACACCGTTCCGATGGAGGTCGAGGCCTTGGTCTTCACAAACATGATCATCACGATGCCCAGAATCAGTGCCATGGGTGCCAGATTATCCGACTTAAACAGGAACAACAGGCTGCCTGAATCCGCATCCACATCCATCAATCTGATGATCTGTGCGGTTATGGCGGTTCCTACGTTTGCCCCCAGCACGATCCCGATGGACTGCCGAAAGGTGATGAACCCCGCACCGACCAGCCCCACCGCCAATACGATGGTGGCGGTCGAACTCTGGATCATGCATGTCACCAGCATCCCAAGAAGAAACCCCATGGCCGGCTTGTTTGTGATCTTAGTCAGTACGGCTTTCATGGCACCGCCTGAGTTGCTCTTCAGTCCATCGCCCATGATCCTCATTCCGTAGAGAAACAGGGCCAGCCCTCCCAACAGGCTGATTACTTTATAGAAAACTTCCAACTTACATCCTCCCGTCTTCTGACAAACGCCCAGACTTCCCGCTTATATTATGACAGGAAAGAATTGCACATTCTATCTGGAAGATGCACGGAAATGTGTAAGTGTTGATCTCCACAACCCTCTTTCGAACAGGCTGTCGCTGTCCTCGTGGAAGTTATCATAGCCCTTCTCCAAGATCAACCCTACATAGTTCTTCATCAGTTCGTAGTATACCTGACAGGACCTCTCCACGTCCATACCCGGCCAGGCGTTGGAACTGACCGTTACGCGGCGATGCTTTGTGCTCACCACCGGTGGGATCTCGTCATACCTTGGATCATCTGTGCCGATGAGGAAGTGCTCGTTGTTACCGGTAAGGGTACCTTCCATTCCCTTTACAAGCGGTGGATCTACGAGGAAATCATACCGGTCCGCACAGATATCTACTATCACCGCCTCCTCTGGCAGCAGTCCGATCTGTTCGTTGGTCATAACGTACTGTGTCTCATCCTTACGCTGCGTGGCATCCACTACCAGATAACACTCCTTGATAATGTCCCGGAATACCTCCGGATGTCCGGTGATGGTTCTGGTACAGATAATGGGAAGGATCCCCGAGGCTTCCTTCCCCAGGAACTCTCTGTCGCTGAGGATCTCCAGCGAACGGATAGCGTTCTGCCCTACTCCTCCAACTCCCATAACAAGGGCCTTGATCGGCGGTCTGTCTGTGCTGAAGAACTTGTCATAGGTTGCTTTCAGGGCATTGACCCCGGCATTGCATGCGTTGAATGCGGTTCCGAAGTAGTCCACAAAGATCCGAAGCCCCTTGTCGTCCACGATATGATCCATGGCAAGGGCCCGGATGTTCTTCCGGGTCAACACCTCACAGACCTTGGGTCTGGTCGCGTAGTGAAGCATGGAGAAATACACACAGCCATCTCTCAGCATCTCCAGGTCTTCCGGCTCTGGATTCTTCAGGATCATGACGATTTCCTGGTCAAACGCTTCTTCTCGACTCACAAAGCGAACCTTGTCGGAGGCCGCCTTGTAATCTTCCTCTGTATAGCCCAGGCGTTCCCCATATCCCTTCTCCAGATAAAACTCGCAGTCATAGCGATCCATGAACCGAAAAAGATCCGGGATAAAGTCCCTGGGGTCGTTTCCAAAATTCCTGATTGCCGGGAAACCAACTTTCCTTGCCATATTCTTCCTCCATTCGTCAATACTTCAATTAACTGATAATTCACACAATCCTACGGATATAGTATATCAGCAAACTCCGTTCTAATCAATGACACATTTTCCAATCATCAAATCGTGCCTACACAAAGAAAAACGCCGTGCCGATGAGAACATAAGTAGCCACCAACTGTAATCCTTCCAGCCAGTTGGATTCCCCATCTGCTGCGACCCGATTGGCGATGAGGACAGAAGCAGTGACCGCTACCAGTTCAAAGGGCGTGAACACGATGCTCATTGGCTGGAAACAGAGGCTCAGCAGGATCAGCACCGGAACCACGAACAGTATAATCTGGAGACTGGAACCCAGCGCAATCTCCACCGCTGCATTCATCTTGTTCTTCATGGCCATAATGATGGCGGTGGAATGTTCCGCCGCGTTGCCGATGATGGGAACCAGGATGATCCCCACGAAAGTAGCCGACAGACCCGCACTCTCTGCCATTGGTTCCACCGTTCCCACAAAGATCTCTGACAGGACGGCGATACATATGGTAGCCATCACCAGAAGCCCGATCGCTCCCGACAGTCTCATGGCTGGTTTCTCCTCCTCTTCCGTTTCGAGGGTCTCTTCATAGAGGTCGCTGTGGGTCACAAAAGAAAACACGAACTGCATGACGTAGATCAGGAGCATCAGCACCGCCACGATAACACTGAGCCCCTCGAATCGGGTCGTCAGGCTCGCATCTGGCATGGTGTGGGTAAAGATCGCCGGGATCGACAGTCCCAGCACAGCGAATAACAGCATACTGGAGGTGATATTGATGGACGCCTTGTTGAAGCGCTGGGTCTTGAATCGGACCCCTCCAGCCAACATGGACATCCCCAGCACCAACAGAATGTTGCCGATGACCGAGCCTGCCAGTGAAGCCTTCACCACGTCAAACATACCGGCTTTCATGGCGACAAAAGCGATGATCAACTCCGTTGCGTTGCCAAAGGTGGCATTCAGAAGACCTCCGATCTTCTGGCCCGCATAGAAAGAGATCACATCCGTACTCTTCCCCATGATTCCCGCCAGAGGGATGATCGCCAAAGCGCTGCACACGAACAACAGTGGGTCAGACATTCCCATCATATTTCCGGCTATGGTGACGGGAAGAAACAGCAATAATATATTCAGGTATTTCATGCACAAAGCCTCCTCGTTCGCAAAAGAAAGACCGCTTGTGAAGCAAGCGGCCCTTCCTATTATTCTGTCTTATGCCTGTTCTTCCTTGATCACAGCCTGTGCCGCTGCCAGTCTGGCCACCGGCACACGGAACGGGGAGCAGGAAACATACTGCAGGCCTGCCTTGTGGCAGAACTCGATAGATCTCGGGTCTCCGCCGTGCTCGCCGCAGATACCCAGCTTGATGCCAGGACGGGACTTCTTGCCCAGAGTAACGGCGGTCTCGATCAGGTGCCCGACGCCGCTCTGATCCAGTGTCTGGAACGGATTTGCATCCCAGATCCCGCGATCGATGTAGTCCTTGATGATGTTGGTCGTATCGTCTCTGGAGAAACCGAAAGTCATCTGAGTCAGGTCATTGGTACCGAAGGAGAAGAACTCCGCCGCCTTGGCAATATCGTCTGCACGCAACGCCGCTCTTGGAATCTCGATCATGGTACCTACCATGTAGGTGATCCTGCGACCCTTCTCTTCCATCACTCTCTCGGCGGTCTTGTCCACAGTCTCCTTTACATTCAGGAGCTCGTTTCTGGAGCAGACCAGTGGAATCATGATCTCTGGTACGATCTCGATGCCTTCCTCCTCGCAGACCTCGATGGCAGCTGTCAGAATAGCCTCTACCTGCATCTCAGCGATCTCTGGATAGGTGATGGCCAGACGGCATCCTCTGTGTCCCAGCATGGGGTTGACTTCCTTCAGATTCTCTGCCAGCACTTCCAGGCGCTCCGGTGCGATTCCGCTGGACTTGGACAGCTGTTCCATATCCTCCGGAGTCTTGGGGAGGAACTCATGGAGCGGGGGATCCAGCAGACGGACGGTCATCGGCCGCTCGCCCATTGCTTTGTACATGCCCTTGAAATCGCTCTTCTGGAACGGGAGCAACTTGGCCAGTGCCTTACGTCTCGCTTCCTCATCCTCCGCTACGATCATCTCGCGGATAGCAGGGATCCTCTCCTCGTCGAAAAACATGTGCTCTGTACGACAAAGTCCGATTCCCTCTGCGCCGAATTCCACGGCCTGCTGGGCGTCTCTCGGAGTATCTGCGTTGGTACGGATCTTCAGGGTACGGATCTCGTCCGCCCATTTCATAATGGTGTTGAAGTTTCCACTGATCTCTACCGGTACCAGCTTCAGCATTCCCTCGAACACCTCACCGGTGCTTCCATCGATGGAGATGTAATCCTTGTCTGTGAAGACCTTGTCCCCGATGGTCAGCGTCTTGGCTTCCTCATCGATATCCAGTGCCGCACAGCCTGTCACGCAGCATTTTCCCATACCGCGGGCTACGACAGCCGCATGAGAGGTGGCCCCACCGTGCTGAGTCAGGATTCCCTGAGCAGCAACCATACCCGCCAGATCCTCCGGCGAAGTCTCCGTACGAACCAGAACTGCCTTCTCGCCACTGGCAGCTACTTCCGCAGCCTCGTCTGCAGAGAAGCAGATTCGACCACAGCCTGCTCCCGGAGAAGCGTTCAGGCCCTTGGCGATAGCGGTTGCCGCAGCCTCCTCGTCAGCATCGAAGCGGGGATGCAGCAGGTGCTCCACGAACTCCGGCTCAATACGCAGGAGCGCGGTCTTCTTGTCGATCAGGCCCTCGTTTACCATATCCACAGCAATGTTCACTGCAGCCTCAGCGGTTCTCTTTCCGTTTCTGGTCTGGAGCATGAACAGCTTGCCGTTCTCCACGGTGAACTCCATGTCCTGCATGTCGTGATAGTGCTGCTCCAGCAGGTTCGCGATCTTCTCAAACTCTGCGTAAGCATCTGCGAAGGAATCGGCCATCTGGTCGATCTTCTTAGGGGTGCGGATTCCGGCTACCACGTCCTCTCCCTGCGCATTGACCAGGAACTCACCATATAGTTTCTTCTCGCCAGTGGCCGGGTTTCTGGTGAAGGCAACACCTGTACCGGAATCATTGCCCTTGTTTCCAAATACCATTGACTGGACGTTGACAGCTGTTCCCAGATCGTCAGAGATCTCGTTGAGCTTTCTGTATAGGATCGCTCTGTCATTGCCCCAGGAGCGGAATACGGCCTTCACAGCCTCCATCAACTGCTCCTTAGGATCCTGCGGGAACGCATGTCCCAGAACCTCAACATACAGAGCCTTGTAGCCCTCGATGATGGATTTCAGATCCTCGGTGGTCAGATCAACGTCATAAACGGCTCCGACCTCGGCCTTCTTGCCGTCGAAGATTTCGTTGAAGCGTTTCATGGGAACTTCCATAACGACATCTCCGAACATCTGCAGGAATCTCCTGTAGCTGTCGTACGCGAAT contains:
- a CDS encoding Na/Pi cotransporter family protein, producing MEVFYKVISLLGGLALFLYGMRIMGDGLKSNSGGAMKAVLTKITNKPAMGFLLGMLVTCMIQSSTATIVLAVGLVGAGFITFRQSIGIVLGANVGTAITAQIIRLMDVDADSGSLLFLFKSDNLAPMALILGIVMIMFVKTKASTSIGTVCMGFGILFVGLMNMSAAVSEFGDAMSNLLMSFEDNYVLGFLSGVLVTGIIQSSSAVVGILQSIASSVGVTFCGVFAIIIGVNIGDCITTYLVCRIGAKPEQIKTCLVHIIYNVFAAALIIAAIAIGRFTGLISDDLWNMTMNSGGVANIHGLFRLIPAILLLPCAGLFARIAEAIVKDTPVDEEDSAIEEALSKLDMHLITNPGLALGETEMLVDTMAEVALHNYQAAIQQLFDFEEKREDRIKQREDMLDRMADAASQYIIAISPYITLDRDHNTSSFLLKAVVSFERAGDLAINIIETLRDLRDSGVHFSEDAARELKVALQSVGEVLQIAAEACNQNSVELARKIEPLEEVNDELIEYLHSNHVKRMLANRCNAYVGLFYQNILLNLERVSDQCSDLGVALLARYDDSIRGDEHKYIHNLHHSNTVQFTSDFEAYHSKYFGMLDQDGENA
- the cax gene encoding calcium/proton exchanger; the encoded protein is MCMKYLNILLLFLPVTIAGNMMGMSDPLLFVCSALAIIPLAGIMGKSTDVISFYAGQKIGGLLNATFGNATELIIAFVAMKAGMFDVVKASLAGSVIGNILLVLGMSMLAGGVRFKTQRFNKASINITSSMLLFAVLGLSIPAIFTHTMPDASLTTRFEGLSVIVAVLMLLIYVMQFVFSFVTHSDLYEETLETEEEEKPAMRLSGAIGLLVMATICIAVLSEIFVGTVEPMAESAGLSATFVGIILVPIIGNAAEHSTAIIMAMKNKMNAAVEIALGSSLQIILFVVPVLILLSLCFQPMSIVFTPFELVAVTASVLIANRVAADGESNWLEGLQLVATYVLIGTAFFFV
- the ppdK gene encoding pyruvate, phosphate dikinase, translated to MEKQFVYSFNEGSKDMRDILGGKGANLAEMTKIGLPVPFGFTVSTEACKKYYEDGGKIDQGIIDEILTKLDELENVMGKKLGDPQDPLLVSVRSGAPISMPGMMDTVLNLGLNDETVVALGKLTENERFAYDSYRRFLQMFGDVVMEVPMKRFNEIFDGKKAEVGAVYDVDLTTEDLKSIIEGYKALYVEVLGHAFPQDPKEQLMEAVKAVFRSWGNDRAILYRKLNEISDDLGTAVNVQSMVFGNKGNDSGTGVAFTRNPATGEKKLYGEFLVNAQGEDVVAGIRTPKKIDQMADSFADAYAEFEKIANLLEQHYHDMQDMEFTVENGKLFMLQTRNGKRTAEAAVNIAVDMVNEGLIDKKTALLRIEPEFVEHLLHPRFDADEEAAATAIAKGLNASPGAGCGRICFSADEAAEVAASGEKAVLVRTETSPEDLAGMVAAQGILTQHGGATSHAAVVARGMGKCCVTGCAALDIDEEAKTLTIGDKVFTDKDYISIDGSTGEVFEGMLKLVPVEISGNFNTIMKWADEIRTLKIRTNADTPRDAQQAVEFGAEGIGLCRTEHMFFDEERIPAIREMIVAEDEEARRKALAKLLPFQKSDFKGMYKAMGERPMTVRLLDPPLHEFLPKTPEDMEQLSKSSGIAPERLEVLAENLKEVNPMLGHRGCRLAITYPEIAEMQVEAILTAAIEVCEEEGIEIVPEIMIPLVCSRNELLNVKETVDKTAERVMEEKGRRITYMVGTMIEIPRAALRADDIAKAAEFFSFGTNDLTQMTFGFSRDDTTNIIKDYIDRGIWDANPFQTLDQSGVGHLIETAVTLGKKSRPGIKLGICGEHGGDPRSIEFCHKAGLQYVSCSPFRVPVARLAAAQAVIKEEQA